DNA sequence from the Carnobacterium funditum DSM 5970 genome:
AAATTTGTTGAAAAGGAAGTACCATAAATATAGATAATTTACTTGCTGCATCTTTATCAATGATAACTGTTACATCATTGTGCTTTTGTAGAACACTAGCTGGTACATCTTTTGTTACAGAACCCTCAATCATATTCTTTATAGCATCTGATTTTTCTAAACCGTAAGCTATCAAAACAATTTTTTTACTTTTCATAATAGATCCAATTCCCATTGATAATGCTTGTGAAGGTACTTCTTCTATATTATCAAAATACTTTTTATTAGCATTTATAGTTGATTCTGTTAAATCAACAACTTGAGTTTCTACATCAAAGTTAGTACCTGGTTCATTGAATCCTATATGGCCATTTTGTCCTATACCTAATATTTGAATATCTATAGGATTTTTAGCTATAATCTCATTGTATTTTTCACATTCTTTATCTAAATCGCTTGCTTTACCATCTGGTAAATAATTTTCTTT
Encoded proteins:
- the nagB gene encoding glucosamine-6-phosphate deaminase; the protein is MLEQGLKDGAKVFGLATGSTPETLYQELNKSNVDFTNSISVNLDEYVGLGKEDKQSYSYFMNDRLFDTKPFKENYLPDGKASDLDKECEKYNEIIAKNPIDIQILGIGQNGHIGFNEPGTNFDVETQVVDLTESTINANKKYFDNIEEVPSQALSMGIGSIMKSKKIVLIAYGLEKSDAIKNMIEGSVTKDVPASVLQKHNDVTVIIDKDAASKLSIFMVLPFQQI